One genomic window of Chitinophagaceae bacterium includes the following:
- a CDS encoding inorganic diphosphatase — MKLPPAFAAKKNVVNVIIESPRGSRNKYDYEPESGLFKLKKILPTGLFFPLHFGFIPHTINGDGDPVDALVMMDMPTYPGNWIECRAIGLIEAEQTEKNGQVVRNDRLLSVPDCAKDLAHIQSIKDVNPSMLDELVKFFMFYNEMAGKKFRMLRLAGTEAAMLLVQKTIVAS, encoded by the coding sequence ATGAAATTACCACCCGCTTTTGCAGCAAAAAAGAATGTCGTGAACGTAATCATTGAATCACCCCGCGGAAGCAGGAATAAATATGATTATGAACCGGAATCCGGTTTGTTCAAATTAAAAAAGATTCTGCCAACCGGCTTGTTCTTTCCTCTTCATTTTGGATTCATCCCACATACCATAAATGGAGATGGAGATCCTGTGGATGCATTGGTTATGATGGATATGCCTACTTATCCGGGTAACTGGATTGAGTGTCGTGCCATCGGACTGATAGAAGCGGAGCAAACAGAAAAAAACGGGCAAGTTGTTCGCAATGATCGTTTGCTGTCAGTGCCAGATTGTGCTAAAGACCTGGCACATATTCAGAGTATAAAAGATGTGAACCCATCTATGCTTGACGAATTAGTTAAATTCTTTATGTTTTATAATGAAATGGCGGGGAAAAAATTCAGGATGCTGCGCTTGGCAGGCACCGAAGCTGCAATGCTACTTGTACAAAAGACAATTGTTGCGTCGTAG